From Caloranaerobacter ferrireducens, the proteins below share one genomic window:
- a CDS encoding S-layer homology domain-containing protein — protein MKISIKNIICKFLILMIIIGSILFINQSIAYGENIPDVILYIHGEKSIGGPIFHQKGNLTDGYLAPGVTVSGTLRIYNNYSERINVKNLALTIELEKLQGDNYYQVKDENLYEVFAKNMKLTIKRGKMLIFTKTIYNKSFYEMMYKKNNEDYKGYDLSVLDCFNINKNDYIDLEYIVHMDENAGNELQGIKATVNFLINVNENPVYQGGSGYTPPSSGEGSGDNSEKEVDEEIQLEDESEKKQEVNEEFIDIKGHWAKDCIQALIEHNIVNGYPDKTIRPDNFITRAEAAVLICRALNLEEKNKLFTGYIDSIPKWARGYVIASTEKGIFKGYPGRLFKAGKEITRQEAIAVLMRGFDKKLGEEIQIKFKDKGDIQDWALVYVKMGVYYKIINGYPDNTFRPNNNITRAEVFTMICKLLKYHNEHAN, from the coding sequence ATGAAAATATCAATTAAAAATATAATATGTAAGTTTTTGATATTAATGATTATAATAGGCTCGATATTGTTTATAAATCAAAGTATTGCTTATGGAGAGAATATCCCTGATGTTATATTATACATACATGGAGAAAAGTCTATTGGAGGACCGATATTTCATCAAAAGGGAAACTTGACTGATGGATATTTAGCTCCTGGAGTTACTGTATCAGGGACTTTAAGAATTTATAATAATTACTCAGAAAGAATAAATGTAAAAAATTTAGCTTTGACAATAGAACTAGAGAAATTACAAGGGGATAATTACTATCAAGTTAAAGATGAAAATTTATACGAAGTGTTTGCAAAGAATATGAAGTTAACTATTAAAAGAGGAAAAATGCTGATATTTACTAAAACTATATATAATAAAAGCTTTTATGAAATGATGTATAAGAAAAATAATGAAGATTACAAGGGATATGATTTATCCGTATTAGATTGCTTTAATATAAATAAAAATGATTATATAGACCTAGAATACATAGTACATATGGATGAAAATGCAGGAAATGAATTACAGGGCATTAAAGCAACTGTAAATTTCCTTATAAATGTGAACGAAAACCCTGTTTATCAAGGAGGTTCTGGGTATACTCCACCAAGCAGTGGAGAAGGATCAGGAGATAATTCGGAAAAAGAAGTTGATGAGGAAATACAGTTAGAAGATGAAAGTGAGAAAAAACAAGAAGTTAATGAGGAATTTATCGATATTAAAGGGCATTGGGCAAAGGATTGTATCCAAGCACTTATAGAGCATAATATAGTAAATGGCTATCCTGATAAAACGATAAGACCTGACAATTTCATAACAAGAGCTGAAGCTGCTGTTCTTATTTGTAGAGCTTTAAACTTAGAAGAAAAAAATAAACTTTTTACTGGTTATATAGATTCTATACCTAAATGGGCTAGAGGTTATGTAATAGCATCGACAGAAAAAGGCATATTTAAAGGATATCCTGGTAGACTTTTTAAAGCCGGTAAGGAAATTACTAGACAAGAGGCGATAGCTGTATTAATGAGAGGTTTTGATAAAAAACTAGGAGAAGAAATACAGATTAAGTTTAAGGACAAAGGTGATATTCAAGACTGGGCTTTAGTATATGTAAAAATGGGAGTTTACTACAAAATAATAAATGGGTATCCAGATAATACCTTTAGACCAAACAATAATATTACAAGAGCTGAGGTATTTACTATGATATGCAAGTTATTAAAATACCATAATGAACATGCCAATTAA
- a CDS encoding Na+/H+ antiporter NhaC family protein, giving the protein MQYGWLSIIPPILAIILSWITQEVLLSLFVSVFVGATILTGFNPLTGFSETLNTYIVGSLADTWNASILVFSLSIGGLIGILSKNGGTNGIAKLIVSKAKNSKSTLFATWLMGILIFFDDYANTLIVGNTMRSITDKMKISREKLAYIVDSTAAPVASIALVSTWIGFETGLIRDSLAKINIDLNAYNVFLQTIPYRFYSLLALIFVLIIIFTGRDFGAMAKAEKRAYKTGKVLDDNATPLVSDEISSLNTKVKYERWYNAIIPIISVLLITVVGLYINGGGLESGSIRDAFGNADSSVVLLWASFGGSLIAAIMTLMQRLLSLKEIVDAWVSGVKSMTTASIILILAWSLGGVNDNLGTAEFIANILKSSLPAYLLPLMMFIIPAITAFATGTSWGANSIVMPLAIPLAIQLGGTELLVPTVGAVLTGAVFGDHCSPISDTTIMSSISSACDHMAHVKTQLPYALVVALVAIFVGFIPVGFGISPYISLLIGSVILWGILYFFGSKVTEEVN; this is encoded by the coding sequence AACTGGTTTTTCAGAAACATTAAACACATATATTGTTGGTTCATTAGCCGATACTTGGAATGCATCTATTTTAGTTTTCAGTCTTTCTATAGGAGGACTTATAGGTATCTTAAGTAAAAATGGAGGTACAAATGGAATTGCTAAGCTTATAGTTTCCAAAGCAAAAAATAGCAAATCTACACTATTTGCAACTTGGTTAATGGGTATATTGATTTTCTTCGATGATTATGCTAATACTCTTATCGTTGGTAATACTATGAGAAGTATCACTGATAAAATGAAAATTTCAAGAGAAAAATTAGCTTATATAGTCGATTCAACTGCCGCTCCAGTTGCAAGTATAGCATTAGTATCTACATGGATAGGTTTTGAAACTGGATTAATAAGAGATAGCTTAGCTAAGATTAATATAGATTTAAACGCTTATAATGTTTTTCTACAAACTATACCTTATAGATTCTATAGCTTATTAGCATTGATTTTCGTTTTAATTATAATATTCACAGGACGCGATTTCGGAGCCATGGCTAAAGCTGAAAAAAGGGCATATAAAACAGGAAAAGTTTTAGATGACAATGCTACACCTTTAGTTTCAGATGAAATATCATCATTAAATACAAAAGTAAAATACGAAAGATGGTATAATGCAATAATTCCTATTATATCTGTTTTATTAATAACAGTAGTTGGTCTATATATTAATGGAGGTGGCCTTGAAAGTGGCTCAATAAGAGATGCATTTGGAAATGCTGATTCAAGCGTAGTTTTATTGTGGGCTTCTTTTGGTGGTAGCTTAATTGCTGCTATAATGACTCTAATGCAAAGATTATTATCTTTAAAAGAAATTGTAGATGCATGGGTTTCTGGTGTTAAATCTATGACAACAGCATCTATAATATTAATCTTAGCTTGGTCTTTAGGTGGAGTTAATGATAATCTTGGAACAGCTGAATTTATAGCCAACATTTTAAAAAGCTCTCTACCGGCTTATTTATTACCTTTAATGATGTTTATAATACCAGCAATAACTGCTTTTGCAACTGGTACATCTTGGGGAGCTAATTCTATAGTTATGCCTTTAGCTATACCTCTAGCTATACAGTTAGGAGGTACTGAATTATTAGTTCCTACTGTTGGAGCTGTATTAACTGGTGCTGTTTTCGGAGATCACTGTTCTCCTATTTCTGATACAACTATTATGTCATCAATTTCTAGTGCTTGTGACCATATGGCACATGTAAAAACGCAATTGCCTTATGCTTTAGTAGTAGCGTTAGTAGCTATTTTTGTAGGATTTATTCCTGTCGGCTTTGGTATTAGTCCTTATATTTCACTTTTAATTGGTTCAGTAATATTATGGGGTATATTATACTTCTTCGGTAGTAAAGTTACTGAAGAGGTAAATTAA